In Rattus norvegicus strain BN/NHsdMcwi chromosome 1, GRCr8, whole genome shotgun sequence, a genomic segment contains:
- the Rpl27al8 gene encoding uncharacterized protein Rpl27al8, with amino-acid sequence AAAARRDRTGTAYELRRRRPERPTRLAFQPPPRSVPAPPAPPREGGLGRREGGRRLVPPSVTCGRPRGHWHFSRACHATPPSEKRKTRRVLQACFRLAKRKANQAGLPNHWWFCEVRGRENAERLVGLASEWLVLPSVTTVYASVIATSPPAHYSALHPLPPLRIGGWHQQLKLFYQLLGASRLRKTWKLRGHVSHSHGRIGKHGKRPGGRGNAGGEHHHRINSDKHHPGHFGKAGMRHYHLKRNQSFCPTANLDKLWTLVSEQTRANAAKNKTGAAPERPPDLGRLSLQSRVEVPPGNTRSRS; translated from the exons GCCGCCGCCGCCCGGAGAGACAGGACCGGAACCGCCTACGagctccgccgccgccgcccggaGCGCCCAACACGGCTAGCGTTTCAGCCGCCGCCGCGCAGCGTCCCCGCCCCGCCAGCCCCGCCGCGGGAAGGAGGGCTCGGCCGCCGGGAAGGAGGGCGGCGATTGGTGCCGCCAAGTGTCACTTGCGGAAGACCCCGCGGACATTGGCATTTCTCTCGGGCCTGTCATGCTACTCCGCCCAGTGAGAAGCGCAAGACGCGACGCGTCCTCCAGGCCTGCTTCCGATTGGCTAAAAGGAAAGCCAATCAGGCAGGTCTACCAAATCATTGGTGGTTTTGCGAGGTCCGAGGACGGGAGAATGCCGAGCGCCTGGTCGGTTTGGCTTCCGAATGGCTAGTACTTCCGTCAGTCACTACAGTTTATGCTTCTGTCATTGCCACGTCACCCCCCGCCCATTACTCTGCCCTTCATCCTCTTCCGCCCTTACGGATTGGTGGTTGGCATCAGCAGCTCAAGCTTTTCTACCAATTACTGGGCGCATCGAG ACTGAGGAAGACCTGGAAACTCCGGGGCCACGTGAGCCACAGCCACGGTCGCATCGGTAAGCACGGAAAGCGCCCAGGAGGCCGTGGGAATGCTGGAGGCGAGCATCACCACAggatcaactctgacaaacatcaTCCGGGTCACTTCGGCAAAGCTGGCATGAGGCATTACCACCTGAAGAGGAACCAGAGCTTCTGCCCAACTGCCAACCTGGATAAATTATGGACGTTGGTCAGTGAGCAGACACGGGCCAATGCAGCAAAAAACAAGACTGGAGCTGCtcctgaaagacccccagacttggggagactctcgctccagtcacgggttgaggtacccccaggaaacacgagaagccggtcttga